Within the Rosa rugosa chromosome 2, drRosRugo1.1, whole genome shotgun sequence genome, the region AGCTAACTATGCGCACAAATTCCTGGGGTTCCTGGGAAGGAAGCCTCTGAATATGAATATGACAGGCCAACATAATCATCTCAGCAACCTGTGAAGCGATAATTTGGGAGTCCCAAAAAATCAGCCTGCAAGTACCTGTGAAGCTCTGCAGGAGGGCTAGGATACCAAGTAAATGAGTGCTTTGAAACACCTAAGTTTGCCATCTTATCAGCAGCTGCATTCCCTTCCCTAAAAATATGAGTGCTCCGAAATTGCATTTGTTGAATGTTCTTCAGGCAGTTTTGCCATCTAACTCTCAAGTCCcatggaggagagaaagaaatggAGGAAAGAGATGCTAAAACACTAGTAGAATCGCTTTCCAACCACAGAGTAGTCCAACCTCTGGTGAAAGCAACTTCAATAGACACAATAACCGCACAAAGTTCAGCATAGAAGGATGAATTGCGACCAAGAGGTTGACAAAAACTCCCTAAATAAACCCCAGAGGCATCACGAAAGACTCCCCCACAAGCTGCAGGACCAGGATTACCTTTCGCCAGACCATCAGTGTTAACTTTGACCCAAGGAAAGAGGGGGGGATGCCATATGACACGTTGAATCTTGGGCGCATTACGGGGCTTGGGGCACACCCCAAGGGAGGATAATAGGCGGGAATCAAGGACGCCCTTAAAGTGACCAGGAACAAGGGAACCAAATTGCCGAAGCCATGCCATAATTGAACAACACAGTGTAGAAAAGATAGGAGATCGATCATCAAACCTGAGTCTATTTCGCGCCTTCCAAATTTCCATGAAAGTAAGCAAGCCAGCTGCCAaccacaaattataaagctgAGGGGAGAAAACCTTGTGACAAAAGCCAACCCAAAAATCCAACAGAGAGCTATAAGCAGGAAGTGAGGTTCCAAACTGAGTTGCCAGCCATCCCCAAAGATGTTGGGAAAAAGGACAATGTAAAAATAGGTGCAACGCTGACTCTGCCGAACTGTTGCATAATTGGCAGATGGACACAACCGGAATCCCACCTCTTTTCAACCGATCATCAGTGGGCAAGCGATCAAGGAGAATCCTCCAAGCCAAGAAAGAATAGCGCGGAGGAATGAAGGAATGCCAAATAGTAGAAGCCCAGTCTCTCAAAATAAAGTGACGTCTAAGCAAGTTATAAGAGTTAGTGAAAGATAACTCTCCAGAGGCTGTAGACTCCCAAATTAGCATATCAGGTTCTGTGTCTAAAGGGAGACAAATATCAGAAATTTTTCTGTACAAGTCTGGAAAGGTATCTAGGAAAAAAGAGGGGAACTGCCAAGACTGATCTGAGATGAAATCTGCCACTAATAAATCACTGAATCCTGACCAGTCgaaaaaacccaaaattttcaaaattggaTCCTGAAGCCATTTATCTTTCCAAAAGGACACTGAACGACCATCTCCAATAATCCAACGACAATTGTGGGTGATATGAAGAGCAATAGAACGGAAGCCTGGCCAGATTGATGATTTGCGATAACTCACTTTGGAACTAGATACAATAGGGTAACGAGTTCGCATATAATCACCCCATTGATTCAAAGAAGTGAAAGAGTTCCATGCAAACCTTAGAACAGCCGCAGAATTAAGAGTTGCCAGGTCACGAATACCAACCCCGCCCTCTTTTTTCGGAGCACAAACTTGAGTCCAAGCAACAGTGACAATTTTCCGAGTCTCAATATTTCCGGACCATATAAAATTACGCGCCCAAGTAGATAACTTCTTCACAAGGTAAGCAGGCCATTGATACACTGAAAAACTATGAAGAAGCATACTCTGAAAAACAGATTGCACAAGTTGAGTACGCCCAGCCATAGAGAGAAGCCTCCCCTGCCAACCCATTAACCTTGACTTAGCTCTATCGGCAATAACTTGGAGATGACAGCTGCGGGGTTTTCCACAAAATATAGGAACTCCTAGATAAATAAAAGGTAGACGACCTGCATGAAAACCCAAAATACGTTGAACTGTACCTTTCCTATGACGAGACCTAACTCCAAGATAGAAAGTACTTTTCTCCGCATTAATGAATTGCCCTGAAGCTGCACTATAACGGTCAAAAAACCCACGCAGACGTTTAAGAGAGTTTTTGTCCCCACGGCAAAACACCATGAGGTCATCTGCATATAACACATGAGACGGTGCAGTGCAATTTCTGGGAAAAGAAATTGGCTTCAATTGACGGGTTTGGAGAAGTAGGTGAAGACCCCGGCTGAGAGCCTCCTCTGCAAGGCAGAATAAGAGTGGAGAAAGAGGATCTCCTTGTCTAACACCACGAGCACACTTAAAAAAACCTTGAGGAGAGCCATTGATTAAAAGAGATAATCTAGCTGAGTAAAGAATAGAGCTGACCCAACTAGTGAAAGTAGGAGAGAACCCAAAATTGCTTAAAACTCGGAGCAGAAAATCCCAATTCAGAGTGTCAAATGCCTTTGCTATATCCACTTTGATTCCCACATTTCCACCATAAGCCTTTCGGTCCAATAAGTTAAAACATTCCGAAACCATACCAATACAGTGATTGATACGTCTACCAGGTAAGAAGGCAGATTGCTGAGGAGAAATTATGCGTGCAGCAATAGACCCCAAGCGAGAAGCCAAAATCTTCGGAATGATCTTGAAGAGAAAATTGGCTAAGGCAATTGGGCGAAACTGAGTAATAAGTTGAGCATTTGGGACTTTTGGAATGAGAACTAAAAAATTGCAATTCATGTTGGGGAGGATCcagttttgaagaaaaaattgacGAACACATGCCACCACATCAGTACCAACAATATCCCAACAAGCATGATAAAAAGACCCTGAAAAACCATCAGGCCCTGGAGCACTAGAACCATCCATAGAAAAAACTGCGTTTCTAATTTCCTCAGATGTAGGAATTGCAGATAGCACCACATTTTCATCGTCTGTCACCAAAGATGGGATAACAGAACAAACCTCATCCACGTTTGTAGAAGGGGAGGAAATATCATAGAGATTCTGATAAAAAGCCACAGTATGTGCTGCAATGTCTGAAGGGTCAGTAAGTAACCGCTCCCCCACACGGATAGAAGACATTTGACCCTTTGCTGCACGAACCTTGGCATAAGTATGGAAAAAAGATGTACTTCGATCCCCATCAGTAAGCCACTTAACTCGAGCTCTATCTTTCCAAAAGGTTTCTTGCAACCTGAGAGCATTTAAGACTGAAGACTTTGCAGCAATCTCATCCTCAAACTTTTGATCAGTCATGCCACGGGTCGCGATATCATGTTGTATGGTGACTAGATTTTCGCGAGCAGCAGCAACGTTTTGATGGACATTACCAAAGACCGCTTTGTTCCAATCACGCAGACACTGTTTCAGAGCCTTTAGTTTCTGCAAAGCAACAAACATTGGGCAGCCACAAAGTTGAAAGGAACTCCAGCAATTAGACACTACTGCATGAAAATTTGGATGCTGCAACCACATAGACTGAAACCTGAAAGGCTTAGGACCACTTGGGGAGAGTTTTGAAGCAGAGAAAATCAGTGGAGAATGATCAGAAACAACACGGGGAAGAGCAACACAGCTAGTAAAAGGCCAAGCTTCAAACCAAGTGGTATCACAGAGACATCTGTCCAGACGAAGCTCAACATGGCCACGGGTGCTCCAACCATTTGACCAAGTAAAGAACAAACCTGAAGTATCCAAATGAACAAAATCACAAGTATCTGACATACTTTGAAAATCTGCACAAGAGAGGCGAGAAGGAGATGGGCCTCCCGATTTCTCGTGGGCTCCTAACACAGCGTTGAAGTCACCAATTACCATCCATGGGATAGACGTTTGAGGACGAAGAGCATAAAGATGTTGCCATAAATCCCTGCGTTTGATATAAGAGGTAGAagcatatacaaaagaaagttgACTGGGCTCATTATCAAGAGGAACCTGAATTGTAACCTGCTGCTCGGAGTTGGAAATAATCGTCGGATTAGGAATATGAAaactcttcaacaaccaaagATTTGGAAGAGCCGCACCACAATCATTAGTTGCAACAAGATCCAAATTCAAAGAAGACCAAAAAACTGCTGAAATTGAGGTGAACTTTACCTTTGGCTCAGCAATGCAAACAAGATCTGGTTTGTGAATACGGCAAATATTGGAAAGCTCGGATTGAGAGTCATTGTTTCCTATTCCCCTAATATTCCAGTAAAGAACCTTCATTGATTGtactttttattctttgttctgTCCCTCTTTGGATAAGGGTTTTCACGAGCAAGAGCTAGAGTAGCTTGTCGTCTTTGTTTCTTCTGTTGAGACTTAGAGAGAACCGGTGTGAAACCATTCTCTGTATCTCCGTTATCCCCATGACCAGTAATTAATGAGACATCCTTGGCTAAAGTTGCAACATGTTCGAATCCCGGGGGAGCAAGACCCGTAGCTAAATCTGCCAGATCAATAATATTTTCCTCTTCCACCATATCATGCCAACTCTGACCACTATGTGAAAGGGGGTTGGTTGGCTGGGCAGTACTATAAGCATTTAGCTCCATGTTGGAGCTCACATCATCATCACACATCTCAacttcatcatcctcatcagAAATATTGACCGAAGGGTCCTCCAAAATAGTTGGACCAACAACTACAACAAAATCATTAGGAGTAGTGTCAACCCCTGCTTCAGTTTCCTTATTTGCAAGGATGACAGAATTATTCATATTGATAAGAGGAGTTATGTTGCCTCTACAACATCCAGCCTTCCCGTTGGTTATGGGTTCAATAATGACCAAATCTGCAATACGATCCAATTCCTGGTCAATGGCCTCAGTGAGAACATCTTCTGCAAATTTAGTAATCTGTTCATGGTTTGCAACATCAGGGGAGAGTTGCACCTGAGGAGTAGTGTCCAAGTTTTGCTCAGAAACATTGTTTACAGCCGTCCTGGGACGATACTCTTGACGCCCAATGAGAGAAGGCTTTTTAACTGCCTTTTGTACTTGAGCATTTTGCTCTTTGTTAGAGCTCTTCAAGGCCCTGCATTGGTCAGCCATGTGGCCAACCCTCCCACAATGAGTACACACATTCTCATAGACTACTTCAATTTGAAAACAATGAGTTTCACGCTCAACCATCAAAGAAGGTGGTAGTTCACCAGCAAGATCCACATCAATTAAGACTCTAGCAAAGTAGCCAAATTGTCTTTCCCTTGTGGCTTTATCAATTTGCAATGGAGTTCCGACCCCCCGAGCAATCTCCATAAGATGTTGTTGGTGCCAATAATCTTGGCTCAGACCATAAAAcctaacccaaatttgagcaTGAGTTTGTGGAAAGGAAACTCCAGGTACAAAATCTGGTTTCCACTGAGTTTGTGGAAAGGAAACTCCAGGTAAAAAAATGTAGGCCTAATAATTGAGCTTAAGTGAACAAACAAATTTTTGATTAGTCAATTCAAACTCAAAACTGAGTAGTTTTGTGACTAAATACAAGCCTCTTGCGAGTTCTACGAGCCGAAAATGCTACTTGTGAAGATGGCTTGTTTCATTTACAAGTTGAGCTCGAATGAGTTAAAAAGAAGCAGTGCATAATACGAATTTGAGTTGTATCGAGTTAATCTACAACCCTATAATCTATATGTAATGACACAAATCTTTTTTCGttgataaaatattttttacCATAGATTTTTAAAATTTACATTAACTTAAAAAATTCGGAGGTTGAAATTGACATCCTCTTTTTTACAAACTGGCCGCACTCCCTTTCTCCTATTCTCATGCACATGAGCATTAAAACAGTCATGAAATATAGAAGAGGAGGAGAGCAACTGAGCAAGGAGCATGATTTGTACAAAACTGGGTGCGCGCTAGTTTCACTCCTCAAAAATAATGTGCAAATGGGGACCAGATGGCGTTAAAACGACGGAATTTTCATTGAGACAATGAAGTCTAGCTAATCTTCGAGACTCCAACATCTAAGGGTGTCACATATTGTGCATGATTATGAACTTAAAAGAACACAGAAGTGTCTATAATGGACTTGGTCACCTCTCCACATTCTATATGTGCTGTGGCTCTTTCTGCAGATACACTAGTGTTGGagagtttgattttgattttggtgttTCTCGTGTGCAGATTAAAACAACATTTTGTAGCGAATTATAGGAGTCTACTCATGTATATATATTCAAGGAAAACCAACTGCCAACAAGTCTTAAAAGTGGAGATTCAAAAGTAACAATAAAACAGCCAAAGAAAATGGAAGGCATTTAACAAAGGAATTGGAAACTGAAGTACTGAACTATACAAAAAAACAAGTACAAATGCAAGGAGAAGCCTTGTCAAACCATCCTAATACAAACCCAGAATCTGTTATTCAACTTTTAGCAACACTAGTAACATTCATAATCCCAAGCAAGTCAATCTACCATCAAAGGGAAACAAAAACAACAGTTTGAAAGAACTAGCAGCCTCAAGGTTACTACTGCCAGAAACTCAGAATTATTACTCCAAGTGCATGCGCGCGCAGTCAAACTTATTGCCCAGATTGATTGCTCTTCTGTGATTTTTCTACCATTCTAACCATAGCAGGTGTTTCAAAAGCACCAACTGCAGAAGAGCATTGACTTCCACCTGGGGCGGCACCGGATGAAAAACTAGCACCACCGAAACCTGCAGGGGCGCCAAAACAAGCAGAGGCACCCGACTGCTGCATTAAGGCATTGGCACCGCTAGAGAAATTCACACGGTTGGAGGCACCAAAGAGACATGAGGTTATTGTGTCACCCCTAGCTGAAGCCCTCTGTCGAGAATGAGAACTCATCCCTGCGAGAGCGTAAGCACGCCCTGAGTTAGCGTACAAGTCCATAGATGCCATTCTCTCCATGACTTCTCTAAGCTCAGTTTCAAACAAATTACTGAGACCATCCCCAGCTTGAGCTGCTGCTGATGCTAAGACAGTTGCTCTTCGTTCAGCCAAAAGTGCCCGTGCACCTTCCAGGTTTCCCATCTCAGCCAACCTTTGTGCCTCTGCAATAGTTTCAGCAACCACAATTCTGTTCCGCTGTCGATCAACCTCCAAAGACACTGCCTTTTCTGCAGGGGAACAAACCTCAGGTCTCAGTATCTCTACTCTCTCACCTTGCACCTGCATCAACTCATTTGAAGCAAGATCTTTGTACACGCATGTTACATCTAACAATGGCATCTTAACATGTGAAGCTGAGGGTGGAACTAACAGGTAGACCAGAAATTGTTTCTCCTCTTCTGCATACATATTTCCAATATCAACTACACCTTGCTGGCCCTCATCAGAAATCTGGCTGACATGTCTCCCTGATGGTATTGAAACAATCTTCACCCCAGCTGATGCTGACCTTACTGTGAGGCGAAGTTCCTGAGCCACTACACTGAGAAGACCACCAATGCACAAAGCAAAACCATCTTGTATCATGCCAACTGATTCAATGAATGAAAAGGTACCACCAGATGCATCAGAAATAGCATGCATAATGCTTGCATCATGGTCTTGGCCAAACCCAAATGCGTGGACTGGGATTTCCTGTTGCATGTCACTAGAACGAATGGAAGCAGGCAATTGGTTCAAAATTTGGCTTCCACTTCGACAGTAGTTATCTTGGCCGTCGGATAAGAGGATGATGCTAGAAACTGGGTTCCTTTCGCTCCGATCTTCAAGGACCTTAGTTCCTTTCTTGAGTGCTTCGGCAATGTTAGTTCCACCACCTGCTCTAAGAGACTCGACGGCTAGTATGGCACTTTCACGGCCATCAGCAGTCATCCTTTGGAGAGGAAGAACTCTCTTAGAATTTGATGAGAATGAGACAATAGAAAGTCTGTCTGAAGACCCCAAGTTTTCTATGACAAATTTGACAGCACGCTTGACAAGGTCAAGCTTCGAGCCAGTCATGCTGCCACTTACATCCAGAACTGTTACAAGGTCAATGGGAGTACGACCATGGCCCTCAGAATCCTTAAGGGGTGGTGCACGGATGCTGACAAGGACAGGAAACTTTGAGCTAGACTCCGCAGCAGAGATAGCAGAGAACTCTGCATAAGTCTTAACTGTCACATTCTGGTGGGAGGAGGATTGAACAGGTGAGGTCAATGACTGGAGAGGTTCATCATCAGAGAAGGTAAGTGGCTCAGGAGGGTCCTGGGGTTGCTGCTCAAATGGGTACTGAGGATGATTCCAATGCGGCTGCTGATATGGGAGGTGAGGATAATTCCAATGGGGTTGCTGCGGCATTGGGAACTGCCTGAAAGGGATCCTGGTCTGTTGAGGAGGAGGAACTTGGAAAGGTACATTATTCTTGTCCCATTTTACTCTGCAGACAGGGCAGTAAAGATTTCCATGCTGAACATTGTTGGCAATACAAGGGTAGTGGAAACGGTGGGAGCACTCAGCAGTAAAGATCGCTTGGCCTTGGCCAGTTGTCAGGCTACACCAGCAAATACTGCAATTTTCCTGTACATGAAAACAACAAATTAGATCAATCAGTCAGTGaaggaaacaaaagaaaaaatcagaacGCTGTTaacattaatttttattttattctataCCAATGTAAAACCTCACATACTATTTCATAAGTCTATGCAATTCACAGTGTATTTTTCAACGAAAGATTTAAAAAACTCACGAGCATAATAATGTTGATCAATAAAGCTCCTAAAACCTCAATCTATTAACTTCACAATAAGGAAGCGGGAGAGACATTGAATCTTTAACAAATATTCTGATAATGCCAAAGTTTAGACCAAAAGTAACAAAACTACTTACTTGAGAAGAAGAATGTGGTTCCGGCTGCTGGTTGGCACCATGATTAGCACGCCTAGCAATCAGTGTCTGGGCACCCATTCGAATCCCATTCAGGGCACGACAAGCAATGTCTGTAACTGAAACATCCTGGTAAACGCAATAGGCAGCAATTGAGTTGTTTCCTCTGCCTCCATCTGTCACTAGTTCAAAACTGCGAAGGGGTCCGAAGGACTCTACCAACTCCCTGATCTGTTCTTCTTTAAAGTAATAAGGGAATCCACCAAAAAAAATTCGATCAGGATCCCCAAGCCCACCAGCAATAGAACCCTGTGGTAAAGAAAACCATATTATTGTCAGTCTGTAAACTTCCCACTGTTAAAAGAAAGTTTTAACAACCctaaattcacaaaaccctaCTCCACACAGTTCACAATAAAAGATAGGATCTTTAACAATAAAATTCTTGATAGCCTTGCaccaaaaattagaaaaaagaaaaaaactactTACTTGAACAGATGCAGTAGCCATAGACGAAAACATGTTCGGAGTGATCACCTGGGTCAAAAGCTCTTTACTTCTTCTGCGCCAAAAGAAAGAGAATCTGTGCGTCAAATATAAATTCTTAGAAGGAAAAAAGTAAGGTTCTTCATATAGGAGAGCTTTTGGGCCTTGTGGGTTTCATTGGCCTACAAGTAATTAACGCTTTGGTTTCCATTATTCCTAATCCTAAAATAATAAgagtaattaattaataaaaacTCTACTGATTTATCAATAACACACGTGAAACTGTAAAAGCTACGCACTTTATAGACTGAAAGAGACGTGATTAAGTGGGTATTTAAGATTTCCCTAATCTGCCCCTACGGAAGGGAGCAATCAAGCGGAATCAACGGCATAAGAAGGGTAAATAAGACAGAACAAGAGGGGTATTTCGGTCAAAAAGAATCAACCGGCGTCGCCGGGGTTTTCTCAGCGGCGACGAAACGGAGGTGGTAAATTATACAGAGATAGAGACAATGAGGAAGAGAACAGAGCATGGATGCAAACAAAAGCATAATGCAAAGAACAAGAACTGACTCAGAAAATTGATCGATGGTTGTGTGTGTGTATGCGAGAAAGTGATCATGGTTGTTTATAAGGAAAGAAACTGACCTTGGAGGAGCTTTGGAAATTGTGAGAGACGCCGATGAGATTTTATGATGAGGAATCGGAGGAGAAGAGTCGTTTAGCTTCCTTCGCACACTAGTAATTTTAACCCATTTACTGCCCTCTTATACTTTGAAGCCCATTGTTGGGTACTCTGAAATATACTAAATTGGACTTTGAAGCCCATGTACCTCTTGTTTATTTGACTATTGGTTGACCACTTTTTTACCATAATTTTATTATCCATTGGCCTACGGCATTTGATTCTTCACAAATGAATTTCAGTCGATTTTTTACAACATACGACATTTCAAAGATTCGTCTTGTCAAGatattttctttattaaaaTTCTCTTATGTCATAATCTTATCATTGGTAAAACATGTAATTTTAAGACCCGTGTAAGTGATGACATGAAAAAAATCTTGatttatttttgtcttttttatgATTTTCTAAAGTTAGAACCGagaaaatcgaaaaatgtcagaaatataaaaaatttcgttgcttttgtttttgttttgagtcttaggatgcctttcaactgtctgggatgattctatatctctgaaatcatgactaaaagaggatcacaacattgagatgattttaaacatggtattctttggttaattgagatatatgaaaaatgtgtgccttgtagtggatatggattgcatgaccttggtacagaatatgagcatgttaagatgagttgtgattcataaagccatgtgagataattgaaccatgtccctttttcttggagtgaaatgaaaaatatattcttaatttcttggcgatgttttgatgatctcattattctttcatcttgattgactgcttgccatagattaagtttaatggactagagaatgctagaattcgctcttgtgcttgttgagacgtgatatcaatatatggccctgattctggaagggatagaggttctctaggaattaccaccattgccaaataaacttgtgtccccatttgtgcccgtcgtgggacccccctagataagcccctttgagcctacattaagccttttcgttcatcacccttaaaatccttaaccatgaagcttagtatagttacaaccctaccctttgttctaaggacttagtggagctatcttttgagacatactacatgggtttggtgctaaggatgaagattgagaagaggtgaaagttcaagtgtggggatagacttgtccataaagaaaaagatatgttgaagccgtgaaaaatgaaaagaaaagagaaaaattgtgtacggctaaaaagaaaaaaaagaaaaaaaaaatatatgtttatggactttc harbors:
- the LOC133731175 gene encoding uncharacterized protein LOC133731175, whose amino-acid sequence is MEIARGVGTPLQIDKATRERQFGYFARVLIDVDLAGELPPSLMVERETHCFQIEVVYENVCTHCGRVGHMADQCRALKSSNKEQNAQVQKAVKKPSLIGRQEYRPRTAVNNVSEQNLDTTPQVQLSPDVANHEQITKFAEDVLTEAIDQELDRIADLVIIEPITNGKAGCCRGNITPLINMNNSVILANKETEAGVDTTPNDFVVVVGPTILEDPSVNISDEDDEVEMCDDDVSSNMELNAYSTAQPTNPLSHSGQSWHDMVEEENIIDLADLATGLAPPGFEHVATLAKDVSLITGHGDNGDTENGFTPVLSKSQQKKQRRQATLALARENPYPKRDRTKNKKYNQ
- the LOC133728960 gene encoding E3 ubiquitin-protein ligase WAV3-like, yielding MFSSMATASVQGSIAGGLGDPDRIFFGGFPYYFKEEQIRELVESFGPLRSFELVTDGGRGNNSIAAYCVYQDVSVTDIACRALNGIRMGAQTLIARRANHGANQQPEPHSSSQENCSICWCSLTTGQGQAIFTAECSHRFHYPCIANNVQHGNLYCPVCRVKWDKNNVPFQVPPPQQTRIPFRQFPMPQQPHWNYPHLPYQQPHWNHPQYPFEQQPQDPPEPLTFSDDEPLQSLTSPVQSSSHQNVTVKTYAEFSAISAAESSSKFPVLVSIRAPPLKDSEGHGRTPIDLVTVLDVSGSMTGSKLDLVKRAVKFVIENLGSSDRLSIVSFSSNSKRVLPLQRMTADGRESAILAVESLRAGGGTNIAEALKKGTKVLEDRSERNPVSSIILLSDGQDNYCRSGSQILNQLPASIRSSDMQQEIPVHAFGFGQDHDASIMHAISDASGGTFSFIESVGMIQDGFALCIGGLLSVVAQELRLTVRSASAGVKIVSIPSGRHVSQISDEGQQGVVDIGNMYAEEEKQFLVYLLVPPSASHVKMPLLDVTCVYKDLASNELMQVQGERVEILRPEVCSPAEKAVSLEVDRQRNRIVVAETIAEAQRLAEMGNLEGARALLAERRATVLASAAAQAGDGLSNLFETELREVMERMASMDLYANSGRAYALAGMSSHSRQRASARGDTITSCLFGASNRVNFSSGANALMQQSGASACFGAPAGFGGASFSSGAAPGGSQCSSAVGAFETPAMVRMVEKSQKSNQSGQ